Within the Nocardioides humi genome, the region GGGCGTGCAGCACGGCAGGGTCGGTGCGTCCGGAGTAGCCCTGTTTGGTCAGCCAGCCGCCGAGGCGTTGGGGGGTGAGCCAGTCGGCGCGGTCTTGGGTGTCGAACCGGGTCAGGAACGTCAAGGAGATCTCGGAGTCGATGTCGCGGAAGAGGCCGATGGCGCCTGGGAAGACGTTGCGCAGGTGGGCACGGAGCTGGTTGGCGACCGCGACGCGGTGTTTGACGAGGTCTTTGCGGGCACGGCAGGCGCGTCGCAGCGCGACCGTGTCGTCGCGGTCGGGGATCAGTGGGCGCAGTCGGGTCCGGTCGGTGCGCAGGGTGTCGGCCAGGACGTAGGCGTCGAAACGGTCGTCCTTGTTGCCGGCCGATCCGTAGCGGCCGCGCAGGTTCTTGACCTGGTTCGGGGAGATCACCACCACGCTCAGCCCGGCGGCCAGCAGTGTGTCGATGACGGGTCCGTCGGGTCGTTCGATCGCGACCTCGTCGACGCCGTGACGGCGCAGGAAGCCGACCAGTTCACGCAGGCCGCTTGCGGTGTGCTCGACCGTCGTGGTGGCGACCTTGCGGCCGCGTCCGTTGACGATGCAGGCGGCGTGGTCGTCACGGGCCCAGTCGATGCCCGCGGTCACGTCGTTGGGCGCGGTCTCGGGCAGGGTCACAGAACGTTGGCTACTCATGGATTCGGTCGGGGTTTTGCTGGCAGACTTCACGTCAGCCTCCTCGCTGCTCCAATCAGTGGGGAGGCACCCATTTCTTCGGGTGTCGCGATATCTCACGGTGCCGGGACGTGTCTGCCGGTTCGCTCACTGATCGGCGCTCGCGACCACGCTGATGCTCAGCAGCGGTCTTGGCGCACAGCCCTATCGACGGTCCACACGTCCCGGGCAACCACCAGATCCTGCAGATCTCATCGTGGACGTCCTTGGCGTCAAGCGAGCAGGGCAGTGACCTGGCGGCACCCGGGGTGCATCACCGCCTCATCTGGAAGCGATGACGTCAGGAAGGTAGTCCAGTGAGCCGACTGACCGCCGAGGACCTGGTCGCCCGCGCCGAGATCAGCGACACGCTGCACGCCTACAGCCGCGGCGTCGACCGGTGCGACATCGACCTGCTGGCCGACCTGTTCACCGAGGACGCGACGTTCGACTACGGCCACGGCAACGTCACCGCCGGGCGCGAGCGCCTGCGCGGCCTGTTCGAGGCGGCGACCGGCCGCTACACGGCGACCAGCCACCACGTCTCGACGGTCAGCTTCCTGCAGGTGGGCGACGGCACCGCGCAGACCATCGCCTACGTGTACGCCTTCCACGACAACGCCGACCAGGGCCTCCACCTGCACGTGTGGGGCTGCTACGAGGACGAGCTCGTCGACGAGGGCGACCGCTGGCGGATCCGGGCCCGCAAGGTCCGGGTCGCCGGCACCAAGACGACGGACTCGGAGCAGATCCCCGAGCGGTTCCAGCGCTACGACCGTGCCGGACGCTAGGGACCTTCCCACGCCTCAGCAGGTTCGCCGGGCGCTTGCGCGCGCCGAGCGGGGTGCGGTGTTGGACGTGGCCGAGGCGACGGCGTTGCTGGCCGCGTCGGGTGAGTCGTTGGACCGGTTGTGTGCGGCCGCGGCGCGGGTGCGTGACGCGGGCCTGGTCGCGGCCGGGCGGGTGGTGGATGGCCGGGGTGTGGTGACCTATTCGCCGAAGGTGTTCATCCCCATCACCCGGTTGTGTCGGGACCGGTGTCATTACTGCACGTTCGTGGAAACCCCTACCCAGGCCGCACGCGAGGGGCGGGCGCCGTACCTGTCGCCGGACGAGATCCTCGACATCGCCCGCCAGGGCGCCGAGCTGGGCTGTCTGGAGGCCTTGTTCACGTTGGGCGACCGGCCCGAGGACCGCTGGCCGCAGGCGCGGGCGTGGCTGGACGAGCAGGGCTACGACTCCACCCTGGCCTATGTCCGCGCGATGGCGATCCGGGTGCTGGAGGAGACCGGGCTGCTGCCCCACCTCAACCCCGGGGTGATGTCGTGGGAGGAGCTGAACCGGCTCAAACCGGTCTCGGCCTCGATGGGGATGATGCTGGAGACCACCTCCACCCGGCTCTGGGAGACGAAGGGCCTGGCGCACTACGGGTCCCCGGACAAGGACCCCGCGGTGCGGCTGCGGACCCTGGAGGACGCCGGCCGGCACTCCATCCCGTTCACCACCGGGCTGCTGGTCGGGATCGGCGAGAGCCTCACCGAGCGCGCGGAGACCATCTTCGCGCTCCGGAAGGTCTCGCGGGCCTACGGGTCGGTCCAAGAGGTGATCGTGCAGAACTTCCGCGCCAAGCCCGACACCGCCATGCGCCACGTCGACGACCTGGACCTCGCGCAGTATCGGGCCGCGATCGCGGTCACCCGCCTCGTCCTCGGCCCCAAGGCCCGGATCCAGGCACCCCCCAACCTCGTGGACCACTCCGAGGGCGCAGCCGAATGCCGGGCCCTGCTCGACGCCGGCGTCGACGACTGGGGCGGCGTCTCCCCGCTGACCCCGGACCACGTCAACCCCGAACGCCCCTGGCCCTCACTCGACCGGCTCCGCTCCATCAGCGAACAATGCGGGTTCGAGCTGCGCGCCCGGCTGACCGTGCACCCCGAGTACGTCCTCGGATCGCTCCAACGCGGCGAGGCCTGGATCGACCCCCGCCTGCACGCCCACGTCCGTGCACTGGCCGGGCTGGACGGACCGATGGCCGGGCTCGCCATCCCCGAGGTCCGGCCCACCGGGCTGCCCTGGCAGGAACCGGACGGCGGCTTCGAGTCCGGTCACAGCTGGGGTCGGACCGACCTGCACACCGCGGTCGACGACGAGGGACCAGGCGGGGGACGCACCGAGGACCGCCGCAGCGACTTCGGCTCCGTGTACGGCGACTGGGCGGCCGTCGGCGAGGCGGCTGCCGTCACGGGCGCTCCGGCGGTGCTGCACGCCGAGGGCCGCGACGCGCTCCGGGCGGCCGAGCACGACCCCGGGAACCTCTCCGACGAGCACGCGCTGAGGTTGATGACCGCCGACGGCGACCTACTCCGCCAAGTGGTCCGCCTGGCCGACGACCTGCGCCGCGAGACCGTCGGCGACCAGGTCACCTACGTCGTCAACCGCAACATCAACTTCACCAACGTCTGCTACGTCGGCTGCCGCTTCTGCGCGTTCGCGCAACGCAAGACCGATGCGGATGCCTACACCCTGTCCTACACCGAGGTCGCCGACCGCGCCCACGAGGCCTGGGAGCTGGGCGCCACCGAGGTCTGCATGCAAGGCGGCATCGACCCCGAACTCCCCGCGACCGCGTACTTCGACATCACCGCCGCCGTCAAACAACGCGTCCCCGACATCCACGTCCACGCCTTCTCCCCCATGGAGATCGTCAACGGCACCGCCCGCACCGGCCTGTCGATCGAGGACTTCCTCATCAAAGCCCGCGAAGCCGGGCTCGGATCCCTGCCCGGCACCGCCGCGGAGATCCTCGACGACGAAGTCCGCTGGGTCCTCACCAAAGGCAAGCTCCCCGCCCGCACCTGGATCGAGATCATCACCACCGCCCACCGCCTCGGCATCCCCACCACGTCCACGATGATGTACGGCCACGTCGACAACCCCCGCCACTGGGTCGCACACCTGGGCGTCCTCAAACACGTCCAGGACACCGCACGCGAGAACGGCTCGAGCGGGTTCACCGAGTTCGTGCCGCTGCCGTTCGTGCACACCTCCGCACCCATCTACCTCGCCGGCGTCGCCCGCCCCGGCCCCACCCACCGCGACAACCTCGCCGTCCACGCCCTCGCCCGGATCCTGCTCCACGGGCGGATCGACAACATCCAGACCAGCTGGGTCAAACTCGGCATCCACGGCACCCAAGCCATGCTGCAGGCCGGCGCCAACGACCTCGGCGGCACCCTCATGGAAGAAACCATCTCCCGCATGGCCGGCTCCCAGCACGGCTCGGCCAAGACCGTCGCCGAGCTCACCGACATCGGCAACGCCATCAACCGACCCGTCCGCGAACGCACCACCCTCTACGGCGAGCCGCCGGTCCGACCGCTCAGCGGCTGAGCAGGCCGCCGTCCAGCATCGCGAGGTACTGGTCGGCGAGGGAGCCGTGCTGGAGACGGCCGCGCGGGTTGTACCAGCGCACGGTGGACCAGACGCCGTCGCGGATGAAGCGGTACGTCGTCGTCGGGTCGAGCTCGGGACGGAAGTCGCCGGACTCCGCGCCGGCGCGGAGGACGTCGAGCCAGATCCGCTCGACCTCGCGGCTGGCCTTGGTGACGAAGGCGAACTCGGGGGTGCTGCCGAGGAAGTTGGCCTCGTTCTGGTAGAGCGCGACGGCGTGGGGGGTGCGGTGGATGATCTCGAAGGAGCTGCGCACGAGGCCGTCGAGCGCCGTACGCGGGCTGTCGGCCCCTCCGCGATGGACCGGAACTCCCGGAGCAGGCTGCCCATGAACTCCTGCAGGATCTCGGTCAGCATCTCGTCCTTGGACGAGAAGTGGTGGTAGAGGCTGCCCGAGAGGATGCCCGCCTCGTCGGCGATGTCGCGGACCGTGGTCTGGGTGTA harbors:
- a CDS encoding bifunctional FO biosynthesis protein CofGH, with amino-acid sequence MPDARDLPTPQQVRRALARAERGAVLDVAEATALLAASGESLDRLCAAAARVRDAGLVAAGRVVDGRGVVTYSPKVFIPITRLCRDRCHYCTFVETPTQAAREGRAPYLSPDEILDIARQGAELGCLEALFTLGDRPEDRWPQARAWLDEQGYDSTLAYVRAMAIRVLEETGLLPHLNPGVMSWEELNRLKPVSASMGMMLETTSTRLWETKGLAHYGSPDKDPAVRLRTLEDAGRHSIPFTTGLLVGIGESLTERAETIFALRKVSRAYGSVQEVIVQNFRAKPDTAMRHVDDLDLAQYRAAIAVTRLVLGPKARIQAPPNLVDHSEGAAECRALLDAGVDDWGGVSPLTPDHVNPERPWPSLDRLRSISEQCGFELRARLTVHPEYVLGSLQRGEAWIDPRLHAHVRALAGLDGPMAGLAIPEVRPTGLPWQEPDGGFESGHSWGRTDLHTAVDDEGPGGGRTEDRRSDFGSVYGDWAAVGEAAAVTGAPAVLHAEGRDALRAAEHDPGNLSDEHALRLMTADGDLLRQVVRLADDLRRETVGDQVTYVVNRNINFTNVCYVGCRFCAFAQRKTDADAYTLSYTEVADRAHEAWELGATEVCMQGGIDPELPATAYFDITAAVKQRVPDIHVHAFSPMEIVNGTARTGLSIEDFLIKAREAGLGSLPGTAAEILDDEVRWVLTKGKLPARTWIEIITTAHRLGIPTTSTMMYGHVDNPRHWVAHLGVLKHVQDTARENGSSGFTEFVPLPFVHTSAPIYLAGVARPGPTHRDNLAVHALARILLHGRIDNIQTSWVKLGIHGTQAMLQAGANDLGGTLMEETISRMAGSQHGSAKTVAELTDIGNAINRPVRERTTLYGEPPVRPLSG
- a CDS encoding IS110 family transposase, encoding MTLPETAPNDVTAGIDWARDDHAACIVNGRGRKVATTTVEHTASGLRELVGFLRRHGVDEVAIERPDGPVIDTLLAAGLSVVVISPNQVKNLRGRYGSAGNKDDRFDAYVLADTLRTDRTRLRPLIPDRDDTVALRRACRARKDLVKHRVAVANQLRAHLRNVFPGAIGLFRDIDSEISLTFLTRFDTQDRADWLTPQRLGGWLTKQGYSGRTDPAVLHARLLDAPRGATGIHATTQAAITASYVTLLLTLVEQIKILSTQIDRQLDAHTDAHIFTSLPKAGRVRAARLLAEIGDCRARFPTPESLTCLAGAAPSTRQSGKHRAVGFRWSCDKQLRDAVVDFAADSRHANPWAADYYNRARARGHDHAHAVRILARAWLHIIWHCWQDNLAYNPETHRALQRVITQQNKAA
- a CDS encoding nuclear transport factor 2 family protein, with amino-acid sequence MSRLTAEDLVARAEISDTLHAYSRGVDRCDIDLLADLFTEDATFDYGHGNVTAGRERLRGLFEAATGRYTATSHHVSTVSFLQVGDGTAQTIAYVYAFHDNADQGLHLHVWGCYEDELVDEGDRWRIRARKVRVAGTKTTDSEQIPERFQRYDRAGR